The proteins below are encoded in one region of Methylobacillus flagellatus KT:
- the folD gene encoding bifunctional methylenetetrahydrofolate dehydrogenase/methenyltetrahydrofolate cyclohydrolase FolD, translated as MTAQIINGKAIAEATLSETKSLIDKRLEKGLRAPTLAVILLGSDPASTIYVRNKRLACDKTGIRSLAYDLPDTTSEAELLALIKQLNQDDAVDGILVQSPLPAHIEEKKIIETISATKDVDGFHPYNIGRLAVRQPTLRSCTPYGVIKLLQSTGVRLLGLDAVVVGVSNHVGRPMALELLLAGCTVTSCHRHTKDLQASIARADIVVAAVGKPHLIKGEWIKPGAIVIDIGINRLADGSLCGDVEFDIAKTRAAWITPVPGGVGPMTVATLMQNTLTALELGESDQAPA; from the coding sequence ATGACCGCCCAAATCATCAACGGAAAAGCCATCGCCGAAGCCACCCTGTCCGAGACAAAGTCATTAATAGACAAAAGGTTGGAGAAAGGCCTGCGGGCTCCAACATTGGCTGTCATCCTTCTTGGCTCGGATCCCGCCTCTACAATCTATGTTCGCAACAAAAGACTGGCCTGCGATAAAACCGGTATTCGCTCTCTCGCCTATGACCTACCCGATACGACGAGTGAAGCCGAATTGCTCGCACTGATCAAGCAGCTCAATCAGGACGACGCAGTGGATGGTATTCTGGTGCAGTCTCCTCTTCCTGCGCATATCGAAGAAAAGAAAATTATAGAAACCATCAGCGCCACCAAGGACGTAGATGGCTTTCATCCATACAACATCGGGCGCCTGGCTGTACGCCAGCCCACACTGCGTTCATGTACACCGTATGGTGTGATCAAGTTGTTGCAGTCCACAGGTGTCAGGCTGCTCGGTCTGGATGCCGTGGTTGTCGGCGTTTCCAATCACGTAGGACGCCCAATGGCGCTCGAACTCCTGCTTGCAGGCTGCACGGTTACCAGCTGCCATCGCCACACCAAAGATTTGCAGGCAAGCATAGCACGCGCCGACATCGTGGTTGCGGCCGTAGGCAAGCCGCACCTGATCAAAGGCGAGTGGATCAAGCCTGGCGCAATCGTAATAGATATTGGCATTAATCGATTAGCAGACGGCAGTCTATGTGGCGATGTCGAGTTTGACATTGCCAAAACCCGTGCCGCCTGGATTACGCCCGTTCCAGGCGGCGTAGGTCCCATGACGGTTGCCACGTTGATGCAGAATACACTGACAGCACTCGAATTAGGCGAATCCGACCAAGCCCCAGCCTAA
- a CDS encoding sigma-54-dependent transcriptional regulator gives MVAQLPALIIIDDDPLITDTLHFLLGKDFDVYVAESRMQARSTLRQLETPPPLALVDLGLPPVPHKPDEGFKVIGELLAHAPTMKILVLSGQNEEANVKHALALGAVDFIPKPCDVERLRQLLQNALKLQDAELSETASADDDWGLLGNSLPMQTLRTQIAQFADAPFPVLIEGESGSGKELVASCLHRFSRRSQQPYLSLNCAAISPNLAESILFGHGKGSFTGAANAHSGYFEDAGEGTLFLDEVGELPLELQAKLLRVLENGEYQRIGETQTRRSRARIVAATNRDLREEVRAGNFRIDLYHRLSVFSVRVPPLRDLDQDRCLLLEHFNQFYARETGQTPFVLDSQAKERWLGYHFPGNVRELRNIIIRLVAKYSGQVVTDVQLASELDLMHSGLDQGTGNGADVPLITDENAMASQAHKHLQIQANVNLDQVLKSWERAYVDAAMKITHGNLSQAAKLLGINRTTLYSRIQLQQDYKGE, from the coding sequence ATGGTTGCACAGCTTCCTGCGCTGATCATCATTGATGATGATCCATTGATCACCGATACCCTGCATTTTCTGCTTGGCAAGGATTTCGACGTCTATGTTGCCGAGTCGCGCATGCAGGCCAGGAGCACGCTGCGTCAGCTTGAGACTCCGCCCCCGCTTGCACTGGTGGATTTAGGGTTGCCTCCGGTACCGCACAAGCCTGACGAGGGTTTCAAGGTGATTGGTGAGCTGCTTGCACATGCACCTACCATGAAAATCCTTGTGCTTTCTGGCCAGAACGAAGAGGCGAACGTCAAGCATGCACTGGCCTTGGGTGCGGTCGACTTCATTCCCAAGCCGTGCGATGTGGAACGCCTGCGCCAATTGCTGCAAAATGCGTTGAAGCTGCAAGACGCAGAACTGAGTGAGACGGCGAGCGCGGATGATGACTGGGGGTTGCTGGGCAATAGTCTGCCCATGCAAACCTTACGCACGCAGATTGCCCAGTTTGCGGATGCTCCTTTCCCTGTACTGATTGAAGGGGAGTCTGGTAGCGGCAAAGAATTGGTTGCCAGTTGCCTGCATCGCTTCAGCCGCCGCTCGCAACAGCCTTATCTTTCCCTGAATTGTGCTGCGATTTCGCCAAATCTTGCAGAGTCCATCCTGTTCGGTCATGGCAAGGGTTCATTCACCGGGGCAGCAAACGCGCATAGCGGCTATTTCGAGGATGCTGGTGAAGGCACATTGTTTCTCGATGAGGTGGGTGAACTGCCGCTGGAGTTGCAAGCCAAGCTGTTGAGGGTGCTGGAAAACGGCGAGTATCAGCGCATCGGGGAAACCCAGACGCGCCGCAGTCGTGCACGCATCGTCGCTGCAACGAATCGCGATTTGCGGGAGGAAGTTCGTGCGGGTAATTTCCGAATCGACCTCTATCACCGGCTAAGCGTATTTTCGGTACGCGTACCACCATTACGGGATCTGGACCAGGACCGCTGTCTGTTGTTGGAGCATTTCAATCAGTTTTACGCCCGTGAAACTGGGCAAACTCCTTTTGTTCTGGATAGCCAGGCCAAAGAGCGCTGGCTGGGCTATCACTTTCCCGGTAACGTCAGGGAGTTACGCAACATCATCATCCGGCTGGTGGCCAAATATTCTGGGCAGGTTGTGACGGATGTGCAGTTGGCCTCGGAGCTGGATCTGATGCATAGCGGCCTGGATCAAGGTACCGGGAATGGTGCAGATGTCCCGCTGATCACCGATGAAAATGCGATGGCGAGTCAAGCACACAAGCACTTGCAGATACAGGCCAATGTCAATCTGGACCAAGTGCTGAAATCCTGGGAGCGGGCGTATGTGGACGCTGCCATGAAAATTACCCATGGCAACCTGAGTCAGGCGGCTAAGCTGCTGGGCATCAACCGCACGACACTCTATAGCCGTATCCAGCTACAGCAGGACTACAAAGGCGAATAG
- a CDS encoding ExeA family protein, whose product MYYAHFGLKEPPFKITPNTDFFFRGGNRGAVLEALRYAILHGEGIVKVVGEVGSGKTMLCRMLQTQLPDHVDSVYLANPSMAPEDVLHAIALELHLDIPDRLSKLEVMQRLQQALLDKHEARRQVVVFVEEAQGMPLATLEEIRLLTNLETRHHKLLQIVLFGQPELDDNLNQRQIRQLKERITHSFYLGPLSRDEIAEYLMFRLRAAGYYGPPLFTKRAVKQLAKMAQGLVRRVNILADKSLLAAFAANADQVTPRHVAAAIRDSEFAGEIQRPVGRWSVLIGGLVLGVAGMALYAWSQGMLPLPVAPAPVTHAETEQRLEEAHSLENESGRGMSGVLPLLMQREEASLVWLDSTPPEYITIALMHDFPETDQEKEQQLLSANLVLDDVYALRTKVGEEDRVIILYGAYENRQQALEEFRSLPKALQMGAYLRTIAGIREELLQHQ is encoded by the coding sequence GTGTATTACGCACATTTTGGCCTCAAAGAGCCGCCGTTCAAGATTACCCCCAATACTGACTTTTTCTTCCGCGGTGGCAATCGCGGCGCGGTGCTGGAAGCGCTACGCTATGCCATCCTGCATGGGGAGGGGATTGTCAAGGTGGTCGGCGAGGTGGGTAGTGGCAAGACCATGCTGTGCCGCATGCTGCAAACCCAGCTGCCAGACCATGTGGACAGCGTCTACCTGGCCAATCCCAGCATGGCGCCGGAAGACGTGCTGCATGCGATTGCGCTGGAGCTGCACCTGGACATTCCTGACAGGCTGAGCAAGCTGGAGGTCATGCAGCGGCTGCAGCAGGCCTTGCTCGACAAGCATGAAGCCAGACGCCAGGTGGTAGTCTTTGTAGAAGAAGCGCAAGGCATGCCATTGGCCACGCTGGAAGAAATCCGTTTGCTCACCAATCTGGAAACCCGCCACCACAAGCTCCTGCAGATTGTGCTGTTTGGCCAGCCTGAGTTGGATGACAACCTCAACCAACGACAAATCCGCCAGCTCAAGGAACGCATTACCCATAGTTTCTATCTGGGCCCTCTGAGCAGGGATGAGATTGCTGAATACCTGATGTTTCGCCTGCGAGCAGCAGGATATTACGGGCCCCCATTGTTCACCAAGCGTGCCGTCAAACAATTGGCCAAAATGGCGCAGGGGTTGGTGCGCCGGGTGAATATTCTGGCCGACAAATCCTTGTTGGCGGCCTTTGCCGCCAATGCCGATCAGGTAACGCCGAGGCATGTCGCTGCTGCGATCCGAGACAGCGAGTTCGCCGGTGAAATACAGCGTCCGGTAGGACGCTGGAGCGTCCTGATCGGGGGGCTAGTACTGGGGGTAGCTGGCATGGCTTTATATGCCTGGAGTCAGGGCATGCTGCCGTTGCCTGTCGCGCCTGCACCAGTGACGCATGCCGAGACGGAGCAGCGTCTGGAAGAAGCGCATTCCTTGGAAAATGAAAGCGGACGCGGGATGTCTGGCGTCCTTCCACTGTTGATGCAACGTGAGGAGGCATCGCTTGTCTGGCTCGACAGCACACCGCCGGAATATATCACCATAGCGCTGATGCATGATTTTCCGGAGACCGACCAGGAAAAAGAGCAGCAGTTGTTATCGGCGAACCTGGTGCTGGATGATGTTTATGCCCTGAGGACTAAAGTTGGCGAAGAAGACCGCGTTATCATACTGTATGGCGCATATGAGAACCGTCAGCAGGCTTTGGAGGAATTCAGGTCATTACCAAAAGCGCTGCAAATGGGCGCATACTTGCGCACTATTGCTGGGATCAGAGAGGAACTGTTGCAACATCAATGA